The window CATCCGATGAAGATAATAAACAGCTTCCAACAGCATCTCCTGTTAATGTCCATCCTTTATTGATCAGAATATCTCTTTTGTGTGACACATTTGAAGCATATTTTAATCCTGTTACAGAACCTAATAAAACATTATTTGCCGTGTTAGGATTGTCTGCCCATCCCAGAAGGGTTTTGCTGTAATTTTCACAATTAATGCCGGACATACTAAGGGCAGCGCCTCCATTAGTTACAGAAGCTAAATTCCAGTTTCCTAACGGCTGATTAAAGCTCGAGGCTACATTCAAAATCTGATCTATTTTTGTTACTTTGGTCATATCCCAGCTTTCTAAAGACTGATTAAAAGACGTACAGCCATGAAATACATGAGCCATATTGGTAACCTTTGAAGTGTTCCAGTTGAGGGGCTGGTTAAAAACAGGAATCATATGAAACATGAAATGCATATCCTCTAGGTTAGAAGTATCCCAGTTGTCCAGGCGCTGATTGAAACTTAAGCACTGGCCGAACATCCAGCTCATATCTGTTACGTTTGACACATCCCAGCTATTGAGTGTCTGGTTAAAAAGCTTTCTGTTTCCAAACATATAACTCAGGTTGGTAGCGGAAGACATATTCCAGCTGTCAAGATAAGGAGTGTTGAACTGCTCGGTAAGGGCAGCCGGTGTAATATCAGATAAAAGCGAAAACATAAAACTGAAATTCTTGATTTTCGACGTATCCCAGTTTTGCATAGAGCTGGCACCCGTAAAGGTAGTGGTACCGTAAAACATGAAAGAAGCATCTTCTACATTATTCAGTTTCGGAGTATCTGTTGCAGTAAGTCCCATAAGCCTGCAAAGACTGAAAGCGCTGTTCATACTAGCCCAGGAAATATTACCCCACTGTTCTATTTCTAATAATTTATCCGCGCTTCCGTTGACCTGCCATATAGGAATGAGCTGTTCAGGAGCTGCAAATAGCTGAGGATTTCCGAACTTTATCTGTCTGAAAGCTCCGCTACCGTTAGTGACTTTCACTCTGTATTTTGCGTCGGTTCCGTCTGACAGTGAGGTGCCGAAATCAATAAGGACCTGTTTTGTAGAAGTAACGTTGATCAGGGAACCGTTGTGCTGTGGATAT of the Chryseobacterium aureum genome contains:
- a CDS encoding BspA family leucine-rich repeat surface protein, coding for MILKKIPALIFLLTMIIVNAQDEFITIWKPASTAIPTVTVDAPYQATPQQIWFPGIGENYDIYWEEIGYPQHNGSLINVTSTKQVLIDFGTSLSDGTDAKYRVKVTNGSGAFRQIKFGNPQLFAAPEQLIPIWQVNGSADKLLEIEQWGNISWASMNSAFSLCRLMGLTATDTPKLNNVEDASFMFYGTTTFTGASSMQNWDTSKIKNFSFMFSLLSDITPAALTEQFNTPYLDSWNMSSATNLSYMFGNRKLFNQTLNSWDVSNVTDMSWMFGQCLSFNQRLDNWDTSNLEDMHFMFHMIPVFNQPLNWNTSKVTNMAHVFHGCTSFNQSLESWDMTKVTKIDQILNVASSFNQPLGNWNLASVTNGGAALSMSGINCENYSKTLLGWADNPNTANNVLLGSVTGLKYASNVSHKRDILINKGWTLTGDAVGSCLLSSSDVKPNRKLSLYPNPTADDIHIEGLADIKSYAIYDASGRLVKEGNPNRDIINVSNLPKGNYILHLILKDSVFSSKFIKK